A genomic segment from Glycine max cultivar Williams 82 chromosome 1, Glycine_max_v4.0, whole genome shotgun sequence encodes:
- the LOC100782696 gene encoding putative glucose-6-phosphate 1-epimerase isoform X1 codes for MLLRMFKAYRQDDTPFLELKMNTTSGESDNRAAATATATATAAGVELTKDKNGIPLLLLRNNRGASATVSLQGGQVLSWKTERREELLFISNKAIFSPPKAVRGGIPICFPQFGNRGTLEQHGFARNKIWFIEKDPPSLAGDFNGKVYIDLLLKPSEDDMKIWPHRFEFRLRVSLAADGNLTLTSRIRNVNGKNFSFSIAYHTYFSVSDISEVRVEGLETLDYLDNLHQKERFTEQGDALTFESEVDRVYLDSSNTVAVLDHEKKRTFVIRKEGLPDVVVWNPWERKSKSIVDLGDEEYKQMLCVDGAAVEKSITLRPGEEWTGRLELSVLPCS; via the exons CTTACAGGCAAGACGACACACCGTTCCTTGAATTGAAGATGAATACGACTTCCGGAGAAAGTGATAACAGAGCAGCCGCAACCGCAACCGCAACCGCAACCGCAGCTGGAGTTGAACTTACCAAAGACAAGAATGGAATACCCCTACTCCTTCTTCGAAACAACCGTGGAGCTTCAGCTACGGTTAGTTTGCAAGGAGGCCAGGTTCTTTCTTGGAAAACAGAACGCCGTGAGGAGTTACTCTTTATAAGTAACAAG GCAATCTTTAGTCCTCCCAAAGCCGTGCGGGGAGGAATTCCAATTTGTTTTCCACag TTTGGGAATCGGGGAACTCTGGAGCAACATGGATTTGCGAGGAACAAAATCtggtttattgagaaagatCCTCCATCGCTTGCTGGAGATTTCAATGGAAAAGTTTATATTGACTTGCTTCTCAAACCATCAGAAGACGATATGAAAATATGGCCACATAG ATTCGAGTTTCGCCTAAGGGTCTCTTTGGCCGCAGATGGAAATTTGACTTTGACATCTCGCATCAGGAATGTCAATGGCAAGAATTTTAGTTTCTCCATTGCATATCATACATATTTTTCCGTCTCAGATATCAG TGAAGTGAGGGTAGAAGGGTTGGAAACTCTTGACTATCTTGACAATCTGCACCAGAAAGAACGTTTCACGGAACAAGGAGATGCTTTGACATTTGAATCAGAG GTAGACCGGGTCTACCTTGATTCCAGCAATACGGTAGCTGTTCTAGACCatgaaaagaagagaacattTGTGATACGAAAGGAAGGACTTCCAGATGTTG TTGTTTGGAATCCTTGggaaagaaaatccaagtccaTAGTAGATTTAGGGGATGAAGAGTACAAACAGATGCTATGTGTTGATGGTGCAGCAGTTGAAAAATCAATCACCTTGAGACCAGGAGAAGAATGGACAGGCCGCTTGGAGCTCTCAGTTCTTCCATGTTCATGA
- the LOC100782696 gene encoding putative glucose-6-phosphate 1-epimerase isoform X2, giving the protein MNTTSGESDNRAAATATATATAAGVELTKDKNGIPLLLLRNNRGASATVSLQGGQVLSWKTERREELLFISNKAIFSPPKAVRGGIPICFPQFGNRGTLEQHGFARNKIWFIEKDPPSLAGDFNGKVYIDLLLKPSEDDMKIWPHRFEFRLRVSLAADGNLTLTSRIRNVNGKNFSFSIAYHTYFSVSDISEVRVEGLETLDYLDNLHQKERFTEQGDALTFESEVDRVYLDSSNTVAVLDHEKKRTFVIRKEGLPDVVVWNPWERKSKSIVDLGDEEYKQMLCVDGAAVEKSITLRPGEEWTGRLELSVLPCS; this is encoded by the exons ATGAATACGACTTCCGGAGAAAGTGATAACAGAGCAGCCGCAACCGCAACCGCAACCGCAACCGCAGCTGGAGTTGAACTTACCAAAGACAAGAATGGAATACCCCTACTCCTTCTTCGAAACAACCGTGGAGCTTCAGCTACGGTTAGTTTGCAAGGAGGCCAGGTTCTTTCTTGGAAAACAGAACGCCGTGAGGAGTTACTCTTTATAAGTAACAAG GCAATCTTTAGTCCTCCCAAAGCCGTGCGGGGAGGAATTCCAATTTGTTTTCCACag TTTGGGAATCGGGGAACTCTGGAGCAACATGGATTTGCGAGGAACAAAATCtggtttattgagaaagatCCTCCATCGCTTGCTGGAGATTTCAATGGAAAAGTTTATATTGACTTGCTTCTCAAACCATCAGAAGACGATATGAAAATATGGCCACATAG ATTCGAGTTTCGCCTAAGGGTCTCTTTGGCCGCAGATGGAAATTTGACTTTGACATCTCGCATCAGGAATGTCAATGGCAAGAATTTTAGTTTCTCCATTGCATATCATACATATTTTTCCGTCTCAGATATCAG TGAAGTGAGGGTAGAAGGGTTGGAAACTCTTGACTATCTTGACAATCTGCACCAGAAAGAACGTTTCACGGAACAAGGAGATGCTTTGACATTTGAATCAGAG GTAGACCGGGTCTACCTTGATTCCAGCAATACGGTAGCTGTTCTAGACCatgaaaagaagagaacattTGTGATACGAAAGGAAGGACTTCCAGATGTTG TTGTTTGGAATCCTTGggaaagaaaatccaagtccaTAGTAGATTTAGGGGATGAAGAGTACAAACAGATGCTATGTGTTGATGGTGCAGCAGTTGAAAAATCAATCACCTTGAGACCAGGAGAAGAATGGACAGGCCGCTTGGAGCTCTCAGTTCTTCCATGTTCATGA
- the LOC100783234 gene encoding probable inactive receptor kinase At4g23740, translating into MQVSVCPLLLFGGKLSVSLFVFVFQKTSGGWLECVQQKQLVLCRMMERILCFIYLVSLILFQANAAEPISDKQALLDLLEKLPPSRSLNWNASSSPCTSWTGVTCNGDRSRVIAIHLPGFGFHGTIPPNTISRVTGLQTLSLRSNFINGHFPCDFSNLKNLSFLYLQYNNFTGPLPDFSAWRNLSVVNLSNNFFTGTIPLSLSNLAQLTAMNLANNSLSGQIPVSLLQRFPNSAFVGNNVSLETSPLAPFSKSAKHGEATVFWVIVAASLIGLAAFVGFIFVCWSRKKKNGDSFALKLQKVDMSPEKVVSRDLDANNKIVFFEGCSYAFDLEDLLRASAEVLGKGTFGAAYKAALEDATTVVVKRLKEVAVGKKDFEQLMEVVGNLKHENVVELKGYYYSKDEKLMVYDYYTQGSLSALLHGKRGEDRVPLDWDTRMKIALGAARGLACIHCENGGKLVHGNIRSSNIFLNSKQYGCVSDLGLATIMSSVAIPISRAAGYRAPEVTDTRKATQPSDVYSFGVVLLELLTGKSPVYTTGSDEIVHLVRWVHSVVREEWTAEVFDLELIRYPNIEEEMVEMLQIAMSCVVRVPDQRPKMLELVKMIENVRQIEIVVNQPSISSENQVESSTQTPLTT; encoded by the exons ATGCAAGTTTCTGTGTGTCCGCTTCTGCTTTTTGGAGGTAAGTTGTCCGTCtcgttgtttgtttttgttttccagAAAACCAGTGGTGGTTGGCTTGAGTGTGTGCAGCAGAAGCAGCTGGTTCTCTGCCGGATGATGGAACGCATTTTGTGCTTCATCTACTTGgtttctctcattctcttccaaGCAAATGCAGCAGAGCCCATCTCAGACAAGCAAGCATTGCTTGACTTGTTGGAAAAGTTGCCTCCTTCAAGATCCCTGAATTGGAACGCAAGCTCTTCCCCATGTACCTCCTGGACCGGTGTAACCTGTAATGGAGATAGGTCACGAGTTATAGCCATTCACTTGCCAGGTTTCGGGTTTCACGGAACCATCCCTCCCAACACAATAAGCCGCGTCACGGGGTTGCAAACACTCAGCCTCAGATCCAACTTCATAAATGGTCATTTCCCTTGTGATTTTTCCAATCTCAAAAACCTTTCCTTTCTCTATCTTCAGTATAACAACTTCACGGGTCCCTTACCGGACTTCTCTGCTTGGAGGAACCTCTCTGTTGTCAACTTGTCCAATAATTTTTTCACCGGCACCATTCCTCTCTCGCTCTCCAATTTGGCTCAGCTCACTGCCATGAATCTCGCCAACAACTCGCTCTCTGGGCAAATCCCTGTCTCTCTCCTCCAGAGGTTTCCCAACTCCGCATTCGTTGGAAACAATGTCTCTCTTGAAACCTCTCCTTTAGCTCCATTTTCTAAATCTGCAAAACACGGCGAGGCCACGGTGTTTTGGGTTATTGTTGCTGCTTCTCTTATTGGTCTCGCGGCATTTGTTGGTTTTATCTTTGTGTGCTGGtcgagaaagaagaagaatggaGATTCATTTGCTCTGAAGTTGCAAAAGGTAGATATGTCTCCGGAAAAAGTAGTGTCGAGGGACCTGGatgcaaataataaaattgttttctttgaggGGTGTAGTTATGCGTTTGACTTGGAGGATTTGTTGAGGGCTTCTGCTGAGGTTTTGGGGAAGGGGACGTTTGGTGCTGCGTATAAGGCTGCGCTGGAGGATGCTACCACTGTTGTTGTGAAGAGGTTGAAGGAGGTGGCTGTTGGAAAGAAGGACTTTGAGCAGCTCATGGAGGTTGTTGGGAATCTTAAACATGAGAATGTTGTTGAGCTGAAGGGGTATTACTATTCCAAAGATGAGAAACTCATGGTATATGATTACTACACTCAGGGGAGTCTCTCTGCTTTGTTGCATG GTAAAAGAGGAGAGGATAGGGTGCCTTTAGATTGGGATACTCGGATGAAAATTGCTTTGGGTGCTGCACGAGGCCTTGCTTGTATTCATTGTGAGAATGGGGGGAAGCTTGTACATGGCAATATCAGATCCTCAAATATCTTTCTCAATAGTAAACAATATGGTTGTGTATCTGATCTTGGCCTGGCAACCATAATGAGTTCAGTTGCCATACCGATCTCGCGAGCCGCTGGTTACAGAGCACCTGAAGTTACAGACACGAGGAAAGCGACTCAACCTTCTGATGTTTACAGCTTTGGTGTGGTGTTACTAGAGCTTCTCACTGGGAAATCCCCCGTCTACACAACTGGTAGCGATGAGATTGTGCACTTGGTGAGATGGGTTCATTCGGTTGTGAGAGAGGAGTGGACAGCTGAAGTGTTTGACTTAGAGCTGATAAGATATCCCAATATAGAGGAAGAGATGGTGGAAATGTTGCAGATAGCCATGTCATGTGTGGTGAGGGTTCCTGATCAGAGGCCTAAGATgttagaacttgtaaaaatgatagaaaatgtCAGGCAGATTGAGATAGTAGTGAATCAGCCATCAATATCATCTGAGAACCAAGTGGAAAGTTCAACACAGACCCCTTTAACCACTTAA